One window of Quercus robur chromosome 12, dhQueRobu3.1, whole genome shotgun sequence genomic DNA carries:
- the LOC126708615 gene encoding uncharacterized protein LOC126708615 isoform X1 has protein sequence MAKQASTLFLEEWLRSISGCSSNVYSTNSSSSSARAIIQAWAELRDSLQNQSFQPHHLQSLKTLLNSQTSLHVADPQAKIVLSILSSPHISLPNESYPLFLRLLYIWVRKSFKPSLVLIDSAVEVLSHLLNAQFDSRKSPLLFSEGVLLLGAFAFVPSLSGGSKTVCLDMLCRLLEEEYRLIGSSGEHISDVLAGIGYALSSSVNVHYVRILDSLLGIWGKEGGPCGSITHGLMILHLIEWVLSSLINIRCSEKINVFAHEALETSKANYVPFAVVMAAAGVLRIVNRSKMNGLGLDTVSKLRGFAEDRVESFARAIISRNCVTNADNDPTCSLLLQCISLALARSGPVSSRAPLLMCLASALLNEIFPLRHLYTKVLDFPHRNSARLWHDEVKKHLESVLFKEAGAITSVFCSQYVSVDVESKGVVENLIWDYCQDIYLGHRQVALMLRGKENELLGDTEKIAESAFLMVVLFALAVTKHKFNSKSTQETQWDVSVHILVSFSCLEYFRRIRLPEYMDTIRGVVASVQGNESACVSFVESMPSYMDMTNGTKFSLSQKVEYVWSNDDVQTARILFYLRVIPTCIEHVPCLTLRKVVAPTMFLYMGHPNGKVARASHSMFAAFMSSGKDLDQDERVSLKEQLVFYYMQRSLLGYPAITPFEGMASGVAALVRNLPAGSPAIFYCIHSLVDKGSTLCGEIYAQEADLLRNRQGDSDACKKILELLLRLISLVDIQVLPNLMKLLAQLIVQLPKDSQNMVLNELYSQVAESDDVTRKPTLVSWLQSLSYLCAQATSESSTPKGVQKEVNMTSAHSTDSLSLTRLNARL, from the exons ATGGCAAAACAAGCTAGTACTCTTTTCCTTGAAGAATGGCTGAGGAGCATTAGTGGCTGTAGCAGTAATGTTTACTCCACAAATTCTTCTTCCTCATCGGCCCGAGCTATTATTCAAGCATGGGCTGAGCTTAGAGACTCCCTTCAAAACCAATCATTTCAACCACATCACCTCCAATCCTTAAAAACCCTCCTTAACTCTCAAACTTCTCTTCATGTTGCTGACCCACAAGCAAAAATTGTTCTTTCCATTCTTTCCTCTCCACACATATCTCTTCCAAATGAATCATATCCTCTCTTTCTTAGACTTCTTTATATCTGGGTCAGGAAATCCTTCAAACCCTCTTTGGTTCTTATTGATTCTGCTGTGGAGGTCCTCTCTCACCTTCTTAATGCTCAATTTGATTCTAGGAAGAGTCCTCTCTTGTTTTCCGAAGGTGTTCTCCTTCTGGGTGCATTTGCTTTTGTGCCTTCTTTGTCTGGAGGCTCTAAAACAGTCTGCTTGGACATGCTCTGTAGGCTGTTGGAAGAGGAGTACCGATTGATTGGCTCATCCGGAGAGCATATTTCGGATGTTCTTGCTGGAATTGGGTATGCTCTATCTTCTTCTGTGAATGTTCATTATGTTAGAATTTTAGATTCTTTATTGGGGATTTGGGGCAAAGAAGGTGGGCCTTGTGGTAGTATTACTCATGGGCTCATGATTCTGCATTTGATTGAATGGGTGTTGTCTAGTTTGATCAATATCCGTTGTTCtgagaaaataaatgtttttgcCCACGAGGCTTTAGAGACTTCAAAGGCAAACTATGTCCCATTTGCCGTTGTCATGGCTGCAGCTGGAGTGTTGAGGATTGTCAATAGATCTAAAATGAATGGTCTGGGGCTAGATACTGTTTCCAAATTAAGGGGCTTTGCAGAGGATCGGGTAGAATCTTTTGCAAGAGCTATTATTTCTAGAAATTGTGTTACGAATGCAGATAATGATCCCACATGCAGTCTTCTACTTCAGTGCATTTCATTAGCACTGGCTCGAAGTGGCCCGGTTTCATCCCGTGCCCCTCTGCTAATGTGCCTTGCTTCTGCATTGTTGAATGAAATCTTTCCCTTACGACATTTATATACAAAAGTACTTGACTTCCCACATAGAAATTCAGCTAGACTATGGCATGATGAGGTCAAAAAGCATTTGGAAAGTGTTCTTTTTAAGGAAGCAGGGGCCATAACTAGTGTTTTCTGCAGTCAATATGTTTCAGTAGATGTAGAGAGCAAGGGTGTGGTGGAGAATCTAATATGGGATTACTGTCAAGATATCTATTTGGGGCATCGACAAGTAGCTTTGATGCTACGAGGTAAAGAGAATGAACTACTTGGGGATACAGAGAAAATTGCTGAATCTGCTTTCCTTATGGTTGTACTTTTTGCATTGGCTGTCACGAAGCACAAGTTTAATTCTAAATCCACCCAGGAAACTCAGTGGGACGTATCAGTACATATACTagtttcattttcttgtttagAGTATTTTCGGCGCATTCGTTTACCAGAGTATATGGATACAATTCGAGGGGTTGTTGCAAGTGTTCAGGGGAATGAGTCTGCCTGTGTCTCTTTTGTGGAATCTATGCCCTCTTACATGGATATGACCAATGGAACAA AGTTTTCATTATCTCAAAAAGTGGAGTATGTATGGTCCAATGATGATGTGCAAACTGCTCGCATATTATTTTACCTACGAGTGATTCCAACTTGCATTGAACATGTTCCTTGCCTTACACTTAGGAAGGTTGTAGCTCCAACTATGTTCTT ATACATGGGACATCCAAATGGAAAAGTTGCTCGAGCCTCACATTCCATGTTTGCGGCATTCATGTCCTCTGGGAAGGATCTTGATCAGGATGAGAGAGTGTCATTAAAGGAGCAGCTTGTTTTCTATTACATGCAGAGATCTTTATTG GGATATCCTGCCATCACTCCTTTTGAGGGTATGGCTTCTGGGGTTGCAGCCTTGGTCCGAAATCTTCCTGCTGGAAGTCCAGCCATATTCTATTGTATTCACAGTCTTGTGGATAAGGGCAGCACACTCTGTGGTGAAATCTATGCTCAGGAGGCTGATTTGTTGAGGAACAGGCAAGGAGATTCAGATGCTTGCAAGAAAATCCTAGAGTTGCTTCTACGGCTTATTTCCCTTGTTGATATACAg GTGCTGCCAAACTTGATGAAGTTGTTGGCACAATTGATTGTCCAGTTACCAAAAGATAGTCAAAATATGGTTCTTAATGAGTTATATTCACAGGTTGCAGAGTCTGATGATGTTACACGCAAGCCGACTTTAGTTTCATGGCTGCAGTCACTGTCTTACCTTTGTGCTCAAGCTACAAGCGAAAGTTCCACCCCCAAAGGGGTGCAAAAAGAAGTGAACATGACTTCTGCACATAGCACAGACTCATTAAGCCTTACTAGACTAAATGCACGACTTTGA
- the LOC126708615 gene encoding uncharacterized protein LOC126708615 isoform X2, with product MAKQASTLFLEEWLRSISGCSSNVYSTNSSSSSARAIIQAWAELRDSLQNQSFQPHHLQSLKTLLNSQTSLHVADPQAKIVLSILSSPHISLPNESYPLFLRLLYIWVRKSFKPSLVLIDSAVEVLSHLLNAQFDSRKSPLLFSEGVLLLGAFAFVPSLSGGSKTVCLDMLCRLLEEEYRLIGSSGEHISDVLAGIGYALSSSVNVHYVRILDSLLGIWGKEGGPCGSITHGLMILHLIEWVLSSLINIRCSEKINVFAHEALETSKANYVPFAVVMAAAGVLRIVNRSKMNGLGLDTVSKLRGFAEDRVESFARAIISRNCVTNADNDPTCSLLLQCISLALARSGPVSSRAPLLMCLASALLNEIFPLRHLYTKVLDFPHRNSARLWHDEVKKHLESVLFKEAGAITSVFCSQYVSVDVESKGVVENLIWDYCQDIYLGHRQVALMLRGKENELLGDTEKIAESAFLMVVLFALAVTKHKFNSKSTQETQWDVSVHILVSFSCLEYFRRIRLPEYMDTIRGVVASVQGNESACVSFVESMPSYMDMTNGTKFSLSQKVEYVWSNDDVQTARILFYLRVIPTCIEHVPCLTLRKVVAPTMFLYMGHPNGKVARASHSMFAAFMSSGKDLDQDERVSLKEQLVFYYMQRSLLGYPAITPFEGMASGVAALVRNLPAGSPAIFYCIHSLVDKGSTLCGEIYAQEADLLRNRQGDSDACKKILELLLRLISLVDIQVAESDDVTRKPTLVSWLQSLSYLCAQATSESSTPKGVQKEVNMTSAHSTDSLSLTRLNARL from the exons ATGGCAAAACAAGCTAGTACTCTTTTCCTTGAAGAATGGCTGAGGAGCATTAGTGGCTGTAGCAGTAATGTTTACTCCACAAATTCTTCTTCCTCATCGGCCCGAGCTATTATTCAAGCATGGGCTGAGCTTAGAGACTCCCTTCAAAACCAATCATTTCAACCACATCACCTCCAATCCTTAAAAACCCTCCTTAACTCTCAAACTTCTCTTCATGTTGCTGACCCACAAGCAAAAATTGTTCTTTCCATTCTTTCCTCTCCACACATATCTCTTCCAAATGAATCATATCCTCTCTTTCTTAGACTTCTTTATATCTGGGTCAGGAAATCCTTCAAACCCTCTTTGGTTCTTATTGATTCTGCTGTGGAGGTCCTCTCTCACCTTCTTAATGCTCAATTTGATTCTAGGAAGAGTCCTCTCTTGTTTTCCGAAGGTGTTCTCCTTCTGGGTGCATTTGCTTTTGTGCCTTCTTTGTCTGGAGGCTCTAAAACAGTCTGCTTGGACATGCTCTGTAGGCTGTTGGAAGAGGAGTACCGATTGATTGGCTCATCCGGAGAGCATATTTCGGATGTTCTTGCTGGAATTGGGTATGCTCTATCTTCTTCTGTGAATGTTCATTATGTTAGAATTTTAGATTCTTTATTGGGGATTTGGGGCAAAGAAGGTGGGCCTTGTGGTAGTATTACTCATGGGCTCATGATTCTGCATTTGATTGAATGGGTGTTGTCTAGTTTGATCAATATCCGTTGTTCtgagaaaataaatgtttttgcCCACGAGGCTTTAGAGACTTCAAAGGCAAACTATGTCCCATTTGCCGTTGTCATGGCTGCAGCTGGAGTGTTGAGGATTGTCAATAGATCTAAAATGAATGGTCTGGGGCTAGATACTGTTTCCAAATTAAGGGGCTTTGCAGAGGATCGGGTAGAATCTTTTGCAAGAGCTATTATTTCTAGAAATTGTGTTACGAATGCAGATAATGATCCCACATGCAGTCTTCTACTTCAGTGCATTTCATTAGCACTGGCTCGAAGTGGCCCGGTTTCATCCCGTGCCCCTCTGCTAATGTGCCTTGCTTCTGCATTGTTGAATGAAATCTTTCCCTTACGACATTTATATACAAAAGTACTTGACTTCCCACATAGAAATTCAGCTAGACTATGGCATGATGAGGTCAAAAAGCATTTGGAAAGTGTTCTTTTTAAGGAAGCAGGGGCCATAACTAGTGTTTTCTGCAGTCAATATGTTTCAGTAGATGTAGAGAGCAAGGGTGTGGTGGAGAATCTAATATGGGATTACTGTCAAGATATCTATTTGGGGCATCGACAAGTAGCTTTGATGCTACGAGGTAAAGAGAATGAACTACTTGGGGATACAGAGAAAATTGCTGAATCTGCTTTCCTTATGGTTGTACTTTTTGCATTGGCTGTCACGAAGCACAAGTTTAATTCTAAATCCACCCAGGAAACTCAGTGGGACGTATCAGTACATATACTagtttcattttcttgtttagAGTATTTTCGGCGCATTCGTTTACCAGAGTATATGGATACAATTCGAGGGGTTGTTGCAAGTGTTCAGGGGAATGAGTCTGCCTGTGTCTCTTTTGTGGAATCTATGCCCTCTTACATGGATATGACCAATGGAACAA AGTTTTCATTATCTCAAAAAGTGGAGTATGTATGGTCCAATGATGATGTGCAAACTGCTCGCATATTATTTTACCTACGAGTGATTCCAACTTGCATTGAACATGTTCCTTGCCTTACACTTAGGAAGGTTGTAGCTCCAACTATGTTCTT ATACATGGGACATCCAAATGGAAAAGTTGCTCGAGCCTCACATTCCATGTTTGCGGCATTCATGTCCTCTGGGAAGGATCTTGATCAGGATGAGAGAGTGTCATTAAAGGAGCAGCTTGTTTTCTATTACATGCAGAGATCTTTATTG GGATATCCTGCCATCACTCCTTTTGAGGGTATGGCTTCTGGGGTTGCAGCCTTGGTCCGAAATCTTCCTGCTGGAAGTCCAGCCATATTCTATTGTATTCACAGTCTTGTGGATAAGGGCAGCACACTCTGTGGTGAAATCTATGCTCAGGAGGCTGATTTGTTGAGGAACAGGCAAGGAGATTCAGATGCTTGCAAGAAAATCCTAGAGTTGCTTCTACGGCTTATTTCCCTTGTTGATATACAg GTTGCAGAGTCTGATGATGTTACACGCAAGCCGACTTTAGTTTCATGGCTGCAGTCACTGTCTTACCTTTGTGCTCAAGCTACAAGCGAAAGTTCCACCCCCAAAGGGGTGCAAAAAGAAGTGAACATGACTTCTGCACATAGCACAGACTCATTAAGCCTTACTAGACTAAATGCACGACTTTGA
- the LOC126708615 gene encoding uncharacterized protein LOC126708615 isoform X3 has translation MAKQASTLFLEEWLRSISGCSSNVYSTNSSSSSARAIIQAWAELRDSLQNQSFQPHHLQSLKTLLNSQTSLHVADPQAKIVLSILSSPHISLPNESYPLFLRLLYIWVRKSFKPSLVLIDSAVEVLSHLLNAQFDSRKSPLLFSEGVLLLGAFAFVPSLSGGSKTVCLDMLCRLLEEEYRLIGSSGEHISDVLAGIGYALSSSVNVHYVRILDSLLGIWGKEGGPCGSITHGLMILHLIEWVLSSLINIRCSEKINVFAHEALETSKANYVPFAVVMAAAGVLRIVNRSKMNGLGLDTVSKLRGFAEDRVESFARAIISRNCVTNADNDPTCSLLLQCISLALARSGPVSSRAPLLMCLASALLNEIFPLRHLYTKVLDFPHRNSARLWHDEVKKHLESVLFKEAGAITSVFCSQYVSVDVESKGVVENLIWDYCQDIYLGHRQVALMLRGKENELLGDTEKIAESAFLMVVLFALAVTKHKFNSKSTQETQWDVSVHILVSFSCLEYFRRIRLPEYMDTIRGVVASVQGNESACVSFVESMPSYMDMTNGTKFSLSQKVEYVWSNDDVQTARILFYLRVIPTCIEHVPCLTLRKVVAPTMFLYMGHPNGKVARASHSMFAAFMSSGKDLDQDERVSLKEQLVFYYMQRSLLL, from the exons ATGGCAAAACAAGCTAGTACTCTTTTCCTTGAAGAATGGCTGAGGAGCATTAGTGGCTGTAGCAGTAATGTTTACTCCACAAATTCTTCTTCCTCATCGGCCCGAGCTATTATTCAAGCATGGGCTGAGCTTAGAGACTCCCTTCAAAACCAATCATTTCAACCACATCACCTCCAATCCTTAAAAACCCTCCTTAACTCTCAAACTTCTCTTCATGTTGCTGACCCACAAGCAAAAATTGTTCTTTCCATTCTTTCCTCTCCACACATATCTCTTCCAAATGAATCATATCCTCTCTTTCTTAGACTTCTTTATATCTGGGTCAGGAAATCCTTCAAACCCTCTTTGGTTCTTATTGATTCTGCTGTGGAGGTCCTCTCTCACCTTCTTAATGCTCAATTTGATTCTAGGAAGAGTCCTCTCTTGTTTTCCGAAGGTGTTCTCCTTCTGGGTGCATTTGCTTTTGTGCCTTCTTTGTCTGGAGGCTCTAAAACAGTCTGCTTGGACATGCTCTGTAGGCTGTTGGAAGAGGAGTACCGATTGATTGGCTCATCCGGAGAGCATATTTCGGATGTTCTTGCTGGAATTGGGTATGCTCTATCTTCTTCTGTGAATGTTCATTATGTTAGAATTTTAGATTCTTTATTGGGGATTTGGGGCAAAGAAGGTGGGCCTTGTGGTAGTATTACTCATGGGCTCATGATTCTGCATTTGATTGAATGGGTGTTGTCTAGTTTGATCAATATCCGTTGTTCtgagaaaataaatgtttttgcCCACGAGGCTTTAGAGACTTCAAAGGCAAACTATGTCCCATTTGCCGTTGTCATGGCTGCAGCTGGAGTGTTGAGGATTGTCAATAGATCTAAAATGAATGGTCTGGGGCTAGATACTGTTTCCAAATTAAGGGGCTTTGCAGAGGATCGGGTAGAATCTTTTGCAAGAGCTATTATTTCTAGAAATTGTGTTACGAATGCAGATAATGATCCCACATGCAGTCTTCTACTTCAGTGCATTTCATTAGCACTGGCTCGAAGTGGCCCGGTTTCATCCCGTGCCCCTCTGCTAATGTGCCTTGCTTCTGCATTGTTGAATGAAATCTTTCCCTTACGACATTTATATACAAAAGTACTTGACTTCCCACATAGAAATTCAGCTAGACTATGGCATGATGAGGTCAAAAAGCATTTGGAAAGTGTTCTTTTTAAGGAAGCAGGGGCCATAACTAGTGTTTTCTGCAGTCAATATGTTTCAGTAGATGTAGAGAGCAAGGGTGTGGTGGAGAATCTAATATGGGATTACTGTCAAGATATCTATTTGGGGCATCGACAAGTAGCTTTGATGCTACGAGGTAAAGAGAATGAACTACTTGGGGATACAGAGAAAATTGCTGAATCTGCTTTCCTTATGGTTGTACTTTTTGCATTGGCTGTCACGAAGCACAAGTTTAATTCTAAATCCACCCAGGAAACTCAGTGGGACGTATCAGTACATATACTagtttcattttcttgtttagAGTATTTTCGGCGCATTCGTTTACCAGAGTATATGGATACAATTCGAGGGGTTGTTGCAAGTGTTCAGGGGAATGAGTCTGCCTGTGTCTCTTTTGTGGAATCTATGCCCTCTTACATGGATATGACCAATGGAACAA AGTTTTCATTATCTCAAAAAGTGGAGTATGTATGGTCCAATGATGATGTGCAAACTGCTCGCATATTATTTTACCTACGAGTGATTCCAACTTGCATTGAACATGTTCCTTGCCTTACACTTAGGAAGGTTGTAGCTCCAACTATGTTCTT ATACATGGGACATCCAAATGGAAAAGTTGCTCGAGCCTCACATTCCATGTTTGCGGCATTCATGTCCTCTGGGAAGGATCTTGATCAGGATGAGAGAGTGTCATTAAAGGAGCAGCTTGTTTTCTATTACATGCAGAGATCTTTATTG TTGTAA
- the LOC126708359 gene encoding uncharacterized protein LOC126708359 — protein sequence MEAHPACHSEQGPRLKKGQTEDKKERDNRKTGPLGRSHNYTPLNAPFDQVLMQIKDDPSLKWPEKMKGDPNKRNKSKYCRFHRDHGHDTDKCYDLKQQIENLIRQGKLRHFIGRDHRDEKLKGKMEESSRPPLGEIRIIIGGSSTGQSSKSKKTYLKVVQNVQLSGRSPRTRQMDEPAISFIDEDAERIHHPHDDAIVITLLIADYTTRRVLVDNGSSADILYYPAFQQMRLGRDQLRPVCSPLIGFGGMKVQPVDTITLPVVVGSYPQ from the coding sequence ATGGAAGCGCACCCAGCATGCCACTCAGAACAAGGCCCTCGTCTAAAGAAGGGACAGACGGAAGATAAGAAGGAACGAGATAACAGGAAGACGGGTCCTTTGGGAAGAAGCCATAACTATACACCCCTGAACGCTCCATTTGATCAGgtgctcatgcaaatcaaagatgaCCCTTCCCTAAAATGGCCAGAAAAgatgaagggagatcccaataagcGCAATAAAAGTAAATATTGTCGCTTCCACAGGGACCATGGGCATGACACGGATAAATGTTATGACCTGAAACAGCAGATTGAGAAtcttattagacaaggaaagctgagGCACTTCATTGGAAGGGATCATAGAGATGAGaagttgaaaggaaaaatggagGAATCGTCCCGGCCCCCACTAGGAGAGATAAGGATTATCATTGGAGGGAGCTCGACGGGGCAATCTTCCAAGTCGAAGAAGACGTATCTCAAAGTGGTGCAAAACGTCCAGCTCtctggacgatcaccaaggACGAGACAAATGGACGAGCCGGCCATTTCCTTCATCGACGAAGATGCTGAGAGGATCCATCACCCGCATGACGATGCGATTGTCATTACTCTGCTTATTGCAGATTATACAACTAGAAGAGTGTTAGTTGACAACGGAAGCTCAGCAGACATATTGTACTACCCAGCCTTCCAACAGATGAGGCTTGGGCGGGATCAACTTCGTCCAGTTTGCTCACCATTGATAGGGTTCGGAGGAATGAAGGTGCAGCCTGTAGACACCATTACATTACCAGTAGTGGTAGGGTCATACCCGCAGTAG